A region of the Clostridium estertheticum subsp. estertheticum genome:
AGCGGTACACCGGTTACTGGCATGGACCCAGTAACTACTGCAATATTAATTACTGCTTGTATTGCTATAACTGATGTAATCCCAATGCCAAGGATGGTTCCGTACATATCTTTACAAGTAACTGCTGTTTTAATACCTCTCCATATAAAAATTACAAACAACAACATTATAACTGTGCATCCTATTAGACCTAGTTCCTCACCAATTATTGCAAAGATGAAATCCGTTTGAGGCTCTGGTATATAAAGACATTTCTGCCTTGACTGACCAATGCCTGCGCCAGTAATTCCGCCTGACCCCAGTGCAAGAAGTGACTGAACTAATTGATATCCCTTACCTTGACTATCAGCAAAAGGGTCTCTGAAACTCATAAGTCTAGCCAATCTATATGGTTCAAAAATTGTTAAAGCACCAACTGCTGCAACAAGCGTAGAACCTATTGCAAAAAGGTGTAAAAATTTTGCACCTGCTGCAAATAATATAATAACCGTAACAATCATTATAACAGCTGCTATACTTAAGTTTGATCCAAGCAAAACTAGACCTGCATAAAATCCTGAAACTAATAAGTATGGACACATTCCTTTTAAAAATTCTTTTACTCTTTCTCCCTTTTTATCTAAACTCTTAGCCATAAACAAAACTACAGTGTATTTTGCAATTTCAGATGGCTGAATAGATGCGAACCCTAATGGAATCCATCTCTTAGCACCGTTAATGGCTGGGAAAGCTAAAACTACAAGTAAAAGTAGTATAGTAATTACCATCATAATGCCAGTATATCTTTTTAAAATATGATAATCAATTTTAATTGCTACAACCATTAAAATACTTCCAACAATTGCCCACATAATTTGTTTTTTCAAAAAATACTCTGGATCATTATATTTAAAAGCAGCAATATATGAACTAGAACTATAAACCATAACTACTCCAATAGCCACAAGAATCATTATTGTTGCAAATAATATAAAATCTATTTGTCCCATTTTAGAATTGTGTTTTTTCATATTATATCCTCCTTACATCACTAATAGGAAAATGATAGAAATCCAATTAAACAGAAAACTACTGTTGTTATAGAGAATACTGCAACAACTTTAGTTTCATTCCATCCACTTAATTCAAAATGATGATGAATGGGGGACATTTTAAATACTCTCTTACCCGTAGCCTTAAATACAAAAACTTGAATAATAACTGAGAGTGTCTCCATAACATATATACCACCTACAATAGCAACGAGGATCGGTGATTTTAGTATCATGCCAACACCTGCCACTGCTCCTCCAAGTGCTAAGGAACCCATATCTCCCATAAAAATTTGTGCTTTATAAAAATTGTATTTTAGGAATCCTAATAATGCACCCGCAAGTGCTGCACAAAATATTGCAAGAGAGGGATGAAACAACATATTGCTAACCAAAGCAAAAAATGTCATAACTATTATTGTAACTGAAGTTGCAAGTCCATCTAACCCATCAGTTAAATTTACTGCATTTGTAGTTGCCGCAAAATATATAATAATACAAGGTACATACCAAATTCCTAAATTTATACTCCAATTGGTAAATGGTATCATTATATCTGTTCCTAGCCTAATGGAGGTGTAATATCCAATTACTCCTGCAACTATTACTATAAGTAACATCTTTTGTTTAGATTTAAGTCCTTCATTCTCTTTATGTGTTATCTTAAGGAAATCATCAATAAGTCCTATTAATCCAAAAGCTATAAAACAATATAATGCAATCATTGCTTCATCATTTGTATGTCTAACAATTAATAACATTGTAATTATTGTTGAAACCATAAATATTATGCCACCCATAGTAGGTGTCCCAGCTTTTTTAAGATGACTTTTAGGTCCTTCTGCCCTTATATTCTGACCAAACTTAAGCTTATGTAGGAGTGGAATTAAAAGTGGTCCTTGTATAATTGATAATAAAAATGCAATTATTACAGAATAAATAATTAAATTCATTTTTTTATCACCTCTTTATTATTAATATTTTCGCAAAAATTTAAGTTCTCGAGTTCATTGACTATGCCCTCAAACTTCATATATCTTGAAGCTTTAACCAAAACAACATCACCCTGTTTTATAATTCCATCCAAAAATGAAACTACCTGGTTATAGGTTTCAAAGCTTCTATATTTATCTATATCATTAAATCCTTCTTTATATGCATCATTAAATTCGCCAAGTGTAATTAACAAATCAATGTTTTTACTTTTAGCATATTCTCCAACTTGTTTATGTGCATCATATGCACTATCCCCTAATTCTCTCATAGTGCCAAAAATTGCAATCTTTGTTGTGCCTCGAGTATTTCCTAGGACATCAATTGCAGCGAGCATTGAATCAGGACTAGCATTATAACAATCATTAATTATAGTAAATCTTTTCCCTTTTATTATATTTAAGCGCATAGATGTAACTTCAAGTTTTTTAAAACCTACCGCAATTTCTTTATAACTCATATCCATTACCCTTGCGCAAGCTACAGCGAGCATCGAATTAAGTATATTATGTCGTCCTGGTATATTCACCTCAATACCAGTTTCTATTAAATTCCCCTTATCTATTATGTTAAATTTTATTTTATTTTCAAGTATATTTAAATTGCATGCGTTGTAATCGGCCTTAGCGTCAATTCCTGTTTTTATAAGTTTATATTTTGATGTAATATCTTGTAATAGATCATTATCTGAATTTACAATTAGAACACCATTTTCACTAAAAAAGTCCGTTATTTCCATTTTAGCTTTTAAAATATTTTCTCTAGTTTTAAGATTTTCAATGTGAGACATTCCAATATTAGTAATAATAGCAATATCAGGGTTTGCAACTTCACATAAGTTATGAATCTCTTTAAAGTCACTCATGCCCATTTCAAGAACAGCAACATCATAACTTTTATCTAACTTAAATATCATCATTGGTAATCCTATTTCGTTATTAAAATTACCTAGTGTTTTAAACACTTTGAACTTAGCACTAAGCACTGCCGCAACCAAATCTTTTGTAGACGTCTTACCTGTAGAACCAGTAATTCCTACTACCTTTATATTAAGTTTATTTATGTAAAATTTAGCAAGCATCAGAAGTGCTTTTTTAGTGTCTTCTACCTTAATAACTGATGTTTTTTTATTAAACTCACTCCTTTTAAACTTCATATCATCAATTATACAAATTGAAGCTCCTTTTTTACTAGCCTCTAATGCATAATCATTAGCATTAAAATTCTCACCTTTTATTGCTATAAAAACATCTTCATCTTTTATAATTCTTGTATCTATGCATATATTATTGTGTTTAGTCTTCTCGCCTTGCAAAACTAGCTCTCCATGAATTGCATCTATTATCTCATTTGTAGTAATATACTCCATTTATAATTTCTCCTTAAGTATCTCTGAAATGACTTCTCTCTCGTCAAAATGTATAGTTTTATCTTTAAGTATTTGATAATCCTCATGACCTTTTCCTGCAATAACGATTATATCCCCAGTTGTTGCACTCTCTATTGCTCGTTTTATAGCCTCGCGTCTATTCTCTATTATTTCAAAGTTGTTTTTTTCAATTCCGAGAACTACATCCTTTATTATTTCTAGCGGGTCTTCAGTTCTTGGATTATCAGAAGTTATAAATGAGAAATCACTTAAGTTTGTTCCTATTTTACCCATTATAGGTCTTTTGGTTTTATCACGATCTCCACCGCAACCGTAAACAGATATAAGTTTACCTTTTGTGAATTCCCTTACAGTTTCCAAAATATTTTCTAAACCATCAGGTGTATGTGCATAATCCAAAATTATTTCAAATCCCAAATTATGATTATTTTCAACAAGCTCACAACGTCCAGGTACTTGTACTTTTTGTAATGCTTTTTTAATTACCGTAATCTCTATTCCTTGAATTAAGCAAACTGTTATACACCCAAGAGCGTTATATACATTATAATTTCCTGGTATGTTTAATTCTATATCAAAAGAACTTTCTTTATACTTTAAAGTAAATTTACTTCCTCTTGAATGCATTTTTATATTGCTAGCCATAATATCTGCCGTGTGGTTTAATGCAAAACTTAATTTACTATTTTTTATTGAATTATAGGCTTTAGCGCCGTATTCATCGTCAATATTAATTACTGATGTTTTGCTTAACTTAAACAATTTTAATTTAGCATTAAAATAATTTTCAAAAGTTTTATGAAAATCCAAATGATCTTGAGTTAAATTTGTGAAAATGCTTTCGCAAAACTCTATTCCATATACTCTATCTAAACTTAAAGAATGTGATGACACCTCCATTACACAATAATCAACATTAGAATCTACCATTTCTTTGAAAAGCTCATGTAATTCTAGTGATTCTGGAGTAGTTCTCTCTGTATGAATCTTCTTTTTTCCTATAAAATTTGCTATGGTACCTATTAGTCCAACTTTGTATCCACTCTGCTCGAGTATTGCTTTAATCATAAAGGCTGATGTTGTTTTTCCGTTAGTTCCTGTAATCCCTATCATTTTCATACTACGACTTGGATTTTCATAAAAATTAGCCGCACTTATAGCTAATGTCCTTCTCGCGTCCTCAACTTTAATCACAACGATATCTAGTCCATCTTCTATATCCTTCTGACATACAACAGCAACAGCGCCATTATTAATAGCGCTTTGAATATATTTATGACCATCGAGATTATATCCTTCAATAGCGAAAAACACGTCCCCTTTTTTTACCTTTCTTGAATCATATTGAATTTTTTTTATATCTATATCAATATCACCCTTTATTAAATTGAAATTAATATTCTCCATAATTTTTCTTAACTTCATACAATCGCTCCCTTAATTCATAACATATTGCCTCAAAGCAAAATATATTATTCTTTTTATTACTAACCTCTTTTACAAATAATATACAAATAAAGTTGATCTTATTAAAAATCACTCTACCCTCTAACATGGCAAATCCGACAGTTCACAAATGCTGAATACTGTCGGTTTTTGTTTGCCACGTACTAATTTATAATTATACACTATATTTAATAACATTTCACAATGTCAGTCATCTATTACTAAAGATAAAAGCTAATCAGCCATAATATCTAGATCTGCAGTGATTGTAGTTCCTTTCTTTACGACTTTACCTTCTAACGTTTGCTCTGTCACTATCCCGTTCCCAGCAAATGTAACTTTTAGTCCAAGACTACTCAGTAGTTCACTAGCGCTTTCTGAGCTACGACCTATAATACTTGGAACCATAACCGTATTACTATCTTCTTTAACTACGCCCGTATGCAGGATAATCTCAGTTCCCTCTTTAACCGTACAACCAGGTTTTGGTGTCATATCAGTAATAGTACCTCCATCTGAACTTAATTTTATATTTAAATTGTTTTCTTTTATTATCTTCTGCGCATCTGCTGTTTTAAGACCTCTTACCTCAGGTACAATAACATCTTTTAATAAACTTTTGCCAATTTCCTCGCTAGTAGCATCAGATTTTAATGATAAATAATTGAAAATATCATTAAATACCTGTTTTCCAACAACAGTCGCAATCTGACCACCATAGTAATTAGATGGGTCTGGTTCATCTATATTAATTAGTATAGTTATTTGAGGATCATTTGACGGAGCCATCCCTGCAAATGATGAAACATATTTTTGTGATGCATATCCTGGACCTGTCTCACTAATCTTTTGAGCAGTTCCTGTTTTTCCAGCAATATGATATCCCGCGATAAATGCCTTCTTACCACCACCACTTTCTACAACTTGTTCAAGGTAACCCCTAAGCTGCTTTGCGACTGACGGTTCAATTATCTTTCTCTCATTATAATTTGAATATTTCTCTAGAACCTTTTTAGTATTTGTATCCCCATAATCAACTATCTCTTTCATGATATGAGGAGTTATAAGCTTTCCTCCATTTGCAATAGCATTAAATCCTGTTAGATATTGTATGCAAGATATAGCATTACTTTGACCAAATGATGTTGTCGCTACATCTTGAGCAGTCATATCCTTAGTCTTTCTAACTATTCCTGAAGCTTCCCCATTTACATCAATCTTAGTTTTTTGACCAAATCCAAACAAATGAATATACTTATTTAATTTTTCAGGTCCTAGCCTACGACCGAGTTCCATAAATCCAACATTACATGAGTTCTTTAATATATCCACAAAGTTTTCAGCTCCATGCCCTGTAGTTTTCCAACACTTAATTCTTCTCCCTGCAACTACAGTGCTACCAGTACAATTAAATTTATCATCTTCCTTAACTAACTTTTCCTGCATTGCACCTGTGGCTGTAAATACTTTAAAAATAGATCCAGGTTCAAAGATATCACTAACAGCCCTATTTCTCCATACCTTTTGATTTTGATCATAACTTTTGCTAAGATCCCAAGGATCATTAGGATTATAGTCTGGTTTATTAACCATTCCTAATATTTCGCCGTTTTTAGGATTCATTGCAATTATGCTAACTGCTTTTGCTTTATTATCAATCATAGCTTGTGATGCAGCTTTTTCGCAAAAATACTGAATCATCTCATCGATTGTAAGCACTACATCTTTACCATTTATTGGTTTTGTATAATCGGATATTGTGTAAGGCACTTCCTCACTTTTTCTATCGGTTTCTGAAATTTTCATTCCAGGTACCCCTGATAGAAACTTATTGTAATAAAGTTCAACACCTGTTAATCCATTACCATCAGAATTTGTATGTCCTAAGACACTTGATAAGAAATTATTATTGGGATAAAATCTTTTTGTGTCCCCAGTAATCACAATTCCACGAAGATTATGTTTTTTCGAATAATCACTTATTTTATCAGCTGTATCTTTTTCTATCCTTCTCTTCAAAGTAGCTGACCCAATAACCTTGCCTTTTGAATTTGTCTTAGTCAAAGTTGATAAAACGTCACTAGATTCCATTCCAAGTATTGTAGCTAGTTCTGGCGCAATAATTTTCATAGTTAAGTTATTTTTCGTCGTAGTTTCTCTTAACGCATTAAGATCTAAATCTACTCTAAAAACATTTGCACTTATAGCTAGCTCCTTTCCACTTCTATCTAGAATTCGTCCCCTCTTTGGTGAAATTCGAACATCACTTGTCCACTGTAGAATTGCTTTTTCTTTGTAATCATATCCTTTAACTATCATTACGTAGCTTAACCTACTAATTAATAGAAAAAACAAAATAAAAAGTATGAAAAAGACAATTAACATTCTACGTTTAACTATTACCTTGTCTCTATACTCCCCTCTTGCCAACTTCTTTCCCCCTTGCTACTTAACTGGGCATTCCTTACTATCTAAAACATAAAATCTTTTATTTTATTTACTACATTATTACTTATTCTAACTTTCGAATCATCATTTGCTTCTAAATTGTTTTTGCTTAAATTAAAATATTGTATATCGCTTACTTTAGGTTTAACCATATGAAGTTTTGTCGTAGCCGTTTTCTCAATATAACTTATATTTCTAAACTTTATTAGATCTACCTCATATGCATCATTTTGTTTACTTATTGTGTCTATCTGAGCTTTGGCTTTAGAACTTGCTTGTTGATAAGAATATATCATACAGTACCTTGCAATAATAACCATTCCAATAACAAACCCTATAAAAATATTAAAAAGAACTCTTTTTTTCTTTTTAATATCCTTTTGTCTTTTACTTTGCCTAGCCTGCCTTTGTGACTTCTCTAAATCTTCATATTTTCGTTTTGTAATTTGTTCTTGTGGTGCTAAAACTGTATTTCCAAACACTTCAAACTCTTTTTTTGCTACTATCACTTTATTCACCCCATCCACAATTTAGAACTATATTTTTTCTGCCACTCTTAGTTTTGCACTTCTGCTCCTACTATTTACCTCTAGTTCTTCTTCTGTTGCTCTTATAGGTTTTCTACTAATAAGTTTTACGATTGGCATTTTACCACACACACACATAGGTAACTCTTTTGGACATTTACATGGATCTTCTAAGCTTTTAAATTTAACTTTAACAATTCTATCCTCCAGTGACTGGAATGTAATAATCGCCATTCTTCCACCAGAGTTTAGTCTATCTATCCCATCTTCTATTGCTTTATCAAGTATTTTCAGTTCCCCGTTAACTTCAATTCTTATGCCTTGGAAAGTTCTTTTAGCAGGGTGACCTCCATCTCTCTTAAACTTTGCAGGGATAGCTGCATCTATAACATTCACTAGCTCAAGCGTTGTTTCAATTGGTTTGTCCTTCCTCCTATCCACTATGAAATTTGCAATTCTTTTAGAAAATTTCTCTTCACCATAATTTCTTAAAACATCTGCTATTTGCTCTTCTTCGTAATTATTTACAACGTCGAAAGCTGTAATTCCGCGACTTCTGTCCATTCTCATATCAAGTTTAGCATCCCTCATATAACTAAATCCACGTTCTGTATTATCTAATTGATATGACGAAACCCCTAAATCCATAAAAATACCATCAACTTTTTCAATTTCTAATTTATCTAGTATTGTCTTTATATTGTAAAAATTATCATGTACATAAGTAACGTTATTAAATTCCTTAATCTTTTCCTTTGCAGCCTTTAGTGCATCCTCGTCTTGATCAATTCCAATAAGCCTTCCTTTAGAAGATAATCTTTTTAAAATTTCGAGTGAATGACCTGCACCTCCTAATGTACAATCGACATAAATTCCATCTTCCTTTATATCAAGTGCTTCAATACACTCATTTAATAAAACTGATATATGTTTAAACTCCATTTTTATCTCCTTTTATAAACCTAATTCGTTCATTTTTTCTGCAATCTCATCAAAATTCATATCTGACTCATTATATTTATCCCATTTATCTTTAGCCCATATTTCTATTCTAGTTGATACACCTATACTTACTATTTCCTTTTTAATTGAAGCATATTCACATAAATTTTGTGGTATTAAGGCCCTTCCTTGCTTATCACTTGTTATTTCATTTGCACCTGAGAAAAAAAATCGCACAAATGCTCTGGCATCCTTACTCGTTAATGGAAGTTTTTTTAATTTTTCCTCCATTATCTTCCATTCGTCCATTGTATATATATACAAGCAACCATCAAGGCCCTTAGTCAGTATAAATTCGCTACCTAGTCCCTCGCGAAATTTTGTGGGAATAATCATTCTGTTTTTACTATCAATGGCATGTTGATATTCACCAATAAACATAATATTACCCCACTTTATATTATTACTCCACTTTGAACCACTTTAAACCATTTTAAACCACTATTAAGTAATATTCTATAGAAAAACAAAAATTCCTCTTTATTTTATATCATTTTTGAAATTTTAAATGTAATTTTAAATGTAATTAAATCATTTCAATCCTTTACTTGAATTTATTAACTAAAATTACATTAATATCTTTGAAATGCATTAGCTTGAAATAGAATAATATCTAGAGTATAATTTATTAGAACTGAATAATATTAAACGCAGGAAAGGAATGTACATATATATGAAGCTAGGAATTGTAGGTTTACCAAATGTAGGGAAAAGCACATTATTTAATGCAATTACAAAGGCAGGCGCAGAATCTGCCAACTATCCATTTTGTACTATAGAACCAAATGTAGGAGTTGTAAGTGTTCCAGACAAAAGACTGGACGTATTACAAGGTATTTACGATAGTAAAAAAATAATTCACACTGCTATTGAATTTTATGATATAGCTGGCCTCGTAAAAGGAGCAAGCAAAGGAGAAGGTTTAGGTAATAAATTTTTATCTCACATAAGAGAGGTTGCATCTATTGTTCATGTAGTAAGATGTTTTGTAGATGAAAATATCATACATGTAGATGGTAACGTTGATCCACTTCGAGATATAGACACCATTAACCTAGAACTTATTTTTTCTGATCTTGATGTATTAGAGAGGCGCCTCGAAAGATCACAAAAACTTGTTCGTTCTGGAGATAAAACGGCAAAAATGGAATATGAACTTATGGAAAGAATAAAAGAACACCTTGAAGCAAATCTTCCGGCAAGGACCCTTGACTTTACAGAGGAAGAAACTATTTTCGTAAACAGTCTTTTCCTAATTACTTCAAAGCCAGTATTATATGCTGCAAACATTAGTGAAGATGATCTTATGTCTGGTAATACAGAAAATGATATGGTTAAAAAAGTTCAGGAATTTGCTAAAAATGAAAATTCAGAAGTAATTGTAGTTTGTGCAAGCCTAGAGGAAGAATTATCTACTTTAGACGACGCGGAAAAAATGGAGCTTTTACAAGAATATGGCCTTAACGAAACAGGCCTTGATAAACTTATTCATTCAAGTTATAGATTACTCGGACTAATGAGTTACTTAACTGCAGGCCCTCAAGAAATAAGAGCCTGGACTATACACGTTGGGACTAAAGCCCCTGCTGCAGCTGGTAAAATTCATTCTGATATAGAAAGAGGTTTTATAAGGGCAGAAATAGTTTCTTATGATAAATTAGTTGAATGTGGTAGCGAAGCTGCTGCTAAGGAAAAAGGACAATATAGACTTGAAGGAAAAGAGTACATTATGCAAGATGGTGATGTAGTCAACTTTAGATTTAACGTATAAAAAATATAAGCCGCAGATACTAAGAAATTAGTTCTGTGGCTTTTTTTCATTAATTCTTGCTTTTCTCATGTCCATTATAACAAAAGTATATATTGCTACAACTGCGTTTCGCTTCACCTTGAAATTCTAGAATTTATTATATTTATGGATGCTAAAACCCACAAACTCGCTGCGCTCAAACATGTGGGTTTCTTAACGCATACATAAATATAATAAATTAAGAATTTCTAAGGTTTGCTCAAATGCATTTTACGCAATATATACTTTTGTTAACATGTTATGATTAACAACAACGTCTAATTATTTTCTGCTACTGTATTTCTTTAGCTCTTTGCTAATGATTAACATTAGAGATTCAAAGTTCTCATTTGAGTCCCCTATTAGTAATTGAATTGCATCATCGATCGAGGTCATTGTGTATATATGAAAGTTTCCATTTTTAATTTCCTGTTCAACTTCCTCATTTAGAACCAAATCGTCTGCATTAGATAGAGGAATCAACACACCTTTGCCTTTTATAGTGTCTAAGGCTTTGCAGGCTGCAAAGAAACCTTCTATTTTATGATTTACTCCTCCAATAGGTTGGACTTCTCCAAATTGATTTACCGAACCTGTAAGGGCAATGTTTTGCTTTACTGGTATTTTGCTTAAGGCAGAGATCATACTTATGATTTCTGCAACCGATGCACTATCACCATCTATTTTTCCGTATATTTGTTCAAAACTTACGTGGAAATCAACTGGTAGTTTACTAAACCCGCCATTAATATTACTCATGTAACCCTTCAGAATATTAATAGATTTACTATGAATGTTACCACTTAGATTGCTCTCTTGCTGAACGTCTATTATATTACCTGCTCCCTTATAACAACAACAGGTGATCTTTATTGGCTTACCAAAACTAAAATATCCTGTATCAATTACTGATAGTCCATTCACTTGTCCTATTTTACTATTTGTAACATCAATAAGCATTTTCTTTTCAGTATAGTTATTTAAAATTTCCTTTTCCATAATATTTTTTGTGTACCCTACGTCAATTATATCATTTTCATTAATTTCAGATCTATTTTCTGACTCAACCTTATTACTAGCTAATATTAATAATTTTTTAATCTCATGTTTGTCATAATAAACTTTTTTCTTACTTTCTACCCTCTTAGACATTATTCTTGCCACTTCTCTGATAGCTCCATTTGTAAGTGATTTAAAATTATTTTCAAGGCAAATCTTATTAATTCCAAATACTAAGGAGTTTTTTAGATTATTATCTATATTCTGTACTGGATTACATTCTGCTATTATAGTGAATATTTTTTTAAAGTCCACATCATAATTATAAAGCAAGTCGTATGTCTCGTAATCTCCAATAAGAATAATTTTTGTTTTGATGGATATAGGTTCTGGTTTTAAAGTGTTTAAAGAAATAATCTCATAATGGTTACTGTTAGCGCCAACATCTACCTTTTCTGCTAATAAAGATTTCTTTAACTGATTATAAGCTAAAGGGTTACTTAGTAAACTATTTATTCTAATTATCAAACACCCTTCATTTGCTTTGAGTAAACTTCCGCTCCTTATAAATCCAACATTAGTTGAATAAACTCCTTTGTGATTTTCATATTCTATATTCCCAATTAAGTTCGTTAAATTAGGATCTTGCTCAAATATTACTGGTGGTACTTTATTATTGCTGTTATCCACAATTACATTAATAATATATTTATATATAATCTCATTTATTTGCTCTTCATCATCATCATAATTCATAGAATAATTATCTACAAGTCTTGTTTCAATACTAGTACATACTATATCAATATACTCCACTACAACTTTATCTTCCATAAACATATCTTTAAAATCATCTTTTAATTGGCTCATTTCATTTTTGTAGTATATTCCCATTATTTGTTTTATTTTTTCTAAGTCCCTTGCTTCAAAGTCTTTTAATTTCTCTAAAGTATCTTTAGCTTTTTCTTTTAAAATTTTCGCCGTAGCTAAAATTTCTTCTTTTCTCTCTTTATCTAGTGTATCATATTCATTCTCTGACATTTCCTTTCCTTTACTTAAAGGAATGAATGTAAACCCACTATTAGTAGACTTTATGTCAAAACCTCTATCTTTTGCTATATCTATTAGACCCCCAATAAGTTCATTCCTTTTTTTTTGAATTCCTTCTTGGATCCCCTCTTTTTCTTTATTTGATGAGTTATTATAAAACTGAAATGTACACTCTAAATACTCATCTTGTAATTCCTCAAGTATATCTTTTAACCTATTTCCACCCCCATTACTTACAATAATAGGTTTAGGAGATTTTTCATCTTCATATAATACATAACAAATATCTTTTGGTTTACTATTATTCTGAAAGATTTTATCTACACATTCAGTAATATCGTTAAGACTTTCCTTTGAAAAATCGTCTATTAAATAAACATTAA
Encoded here:
- a CDS encoding stage V sporulation protein D: MARGEYRDKVIVKRRMLIVFFILFILFFLLISRLSYVMIVKGYDYKEKAILQWTSDVRISPKRGRILDRSGKELAISANVFRVDLDLNALRETTTKNNLTMKIIAPELATILGMESSDVLSTLTKTNSKGKVIGSATLKRRIEKDTADKISDYSKKHNLRGIVITGDTKRFYPNNNFLSSVLGHTNSDGNGLTGVELYYNKFLSGVPGMKISETDRKSEEVPYTISDYTKPINGKDVVLTIDEMIQYFCEKAASQAMIDNKAKAVSIIAMNPKNGEILGMVNKPDYNPNDPWDLSKSYDQNQKVWRNRAVSDIFEPGSIFKVFTATGAMQEKLVKEDDKFNCTGSTVVAGRRIKCWKTTGHGAENFVDILKNSCNVGFMELGRRLGPEKLNKYIHLFGFGQKTKIDVNGEASGIVRKTKDMTAQDVATTSFGQSNAISCIQYLTGFNAIANGGKLITPHIMKEIVDYGDTNTKKVLEKYSNYNERKIIEPSVAKQLRGYLEQVVESGGGKKAFIAGYHIAGKTGTAQKISETGPGYASQKYVSSFAGMAPSNDPQITILINIDEPDPSNYYGGQIATVVGKQVFNDIFNYLSLKSDATSEEIGKSLLKDVIVPEVRGLKTADAQKIIKENNLNIKLSSDGGTITDMTPKPGCTVKEGTEIILHTGVVKEDSNTVMVPSIIGRSSESASELLSSLGLKVTFAGNGIVTEQTLEGKVVKKGTTITADLDIMAD
- the mraY gene encoding phospho-N-acetylmuramoyl-pentapeptide-transferase — protein: MNLIIYSVIIAFLLSIIQGPLLIPLLHKLKFGQNIRAEGPKSHLKKAGTPTMGGIIFMVSTIITMLLIVRHTNDEAMIALYCFIAFGLIGLIDDFLKITHKENEGLKSKQKMLLIVIVAGVIGYYTSIRLGTDIMIPFTNWSINLGIWYVPCIIIYFAATTNAVNLTDGLDGLATSVTIIVMTFFALVSNMLFHPSLAIFCAALAGALLGFLKYNFYKAQIFMGDMGSLALGGAVAGVGMILKSPILVAIVGGIYVMETLSVIIQVFVFKATGKRVFKMSPIHHHFELSGWNETKVVAVFSITTVVFCLIGFLSFSY
- the spoVE gene encoding stage V sporulation protein E translates to MKKHNSKMGQIDFILFATIMILVAIGVVMVYSSSSYIAAFKYNDPEYFLKKQIMWAIVGSILMVVAIKIDYHILKRYTGIMMVITILLLLVVLAFPAINGAKRWIPLGFASIQPSEIAKYTVVLFMAKSLDKKGERVKEFLKGMCPYLLVSGFYAGLVLLGSNLSIAAVIMIVTVIILFAAGAKFLHLFAIGSTLVAAVGALTIFEPYRLARLMSFRDPFADSQGKGYQLVQSLLALGSGGITGAGIGQSRQKCLYIPEPQTDFIFAIIGEELGLIGCTVIMLLFVIFIWRGIKTAVTCKDMYGTILGIGITSVIAIQAVINIAVVTGSMPVTGVPLPFISYGGSALVFNMIAMGILLNISRQTANEN
- a CDS encoding UDP-N-acetylmuramoyl-L-alanyl-D-glutamate--2,6-diaminopimelate ligase, which produces MKLRKIMENINFNLIKGDIDIDIKKIQYDSRKVKKGDVFFAIEGYNLDGHKYIQSAINNGAVAVVCQKDIEDGLDIVVIKVEDARRTLAISAANFYENPSRSMKMIGITGTNGKTTSAFMIKAILEQSGYKVGLIGTIANFIGKKKIHTERTTPESLELHELFKEMVDSNVDYCVMEVSSHSLSLDRVYGIEFCESIFTNLTQDHLDFHKTFENYFNAKLKLFKLSKTSVINIDDEYGAKAYNSIKNSKLSFALNHTADIMASNIKMHSRGSKFTLKYKESSFDIELNIPGNYNVYNALGCITVCLIQGIEITVIKKALQKVQVPGRCELVENNHNLGFEIILDYAHTPDGLENILETVREFTKGKLISVYGCGGDRDKTKRPIMGKIGTNLSDFSFITSDNPRTEDPLEIIKDVVLGIEKNNFEIIENRREAIKRAIESATTGDIIVIAGKGHEDYQILKDKTIHFDEREVISEILKEKL
- a CDS encoding UDP-N-acetylmuramoyl-tripeptide--D-alanyl-D-alanine ligase, whose product is MEYITTNEIIDAIHGELVLQGEKTKHNNICIDTRIIKDEDVFIAIKGENFNANDYALEASKKGASICIIDDMKFKRSEFNKKTSVIKVEDTKKALLMLAKFYINKLNIKVVGITGSTGKTSTKDLVAAVLSAKFKVFKTLGNFNNEIGLPMMIFKLDKSYDVAVLEMGMSDFKEIHNLCEVANPDIAIITNIGMSHIENLKTRENILKAKMEITDFFSENGVLIVNSDNDLLQDITSKYKLIKTGIDAKADYNACNLNILENKIKFNIIDKGNLIETGIEVNIPGRHNILNSMLAVACARVMDMSYKEIAVGFKKLEVTSMRLNIIKGKRFTIINDCYNASPDSMLAAIDVLGNTRGTTKIAIFGTMRELGDSAYDAHKQVGEYAKSKNIDLLITLGEFNDAYKEGFNDIDKYRSFETYNQVVSFLDGIIKQGDVVLVKASRYMKFEGIVNELENLNFCENINNKEVIKK